The following coding sequences lie in one Mycteria americana isolate JAX WOST 10 ecotype Jacksonville Zoo and Gardens chromosome 15, USCA_MyAme_1.0, whole genome shotgun sequence genomic window:
- the MED13 gene encoding mediator of RNA polymerase II transcription subunit 13 isoform X1 produces the protein MSSCFVPNGASLEDCHSNLFCLADLTGIKWKRYVWQGPTSAPILFPVTEEDPILSSFSRCLKADVLSVWRRDQRPGRRELWIFWWGDDPNFADLIHHDLSEEEDGVWENGLSYECRTLLFKAVHNLLERCLMNRNFVRIGKWFVKPYEKDEKPINKSEHLSCSFTFFLHGDSNVCTSVEISQHQPVYLLSEEHLTLAQQSNSPFQADAGYALEDKGVMGPESVILSPFGLNGTLTGQSFKLSDSSTKKLIGEWKQFYPVTSNLKEGSEEKQEEMDWEDDSLAAVEVLVAGVRMVYPACFVLVPQTDIPAPSTVGASHCSTTCLGVHQVPASTRDPAMSSVTLTPPTSPEEVQTVDAQSAQKWVKFSSVSDGFISDSTSHHGGKIPRKLANQVVDRVWQECNMNRAQNKRKYSATSNGLCDEETADKVASWDFVEATQRTNCNCSRHKNLKPRNSGQQGQAPPVGQQQQAAPKHKTNEKQDKGDKPQKRPLTPFHHRVSISDDVAMEADSASQRLVMTAPDSQVRFSNIRTNDVAKTPQMHNAEMANSPQPPPLSPHPCDVVDEGVAKAPSTPQSQHFYQMPTPDPLVPTKTMEDRLDGLPQPFPAQFPEVIEPTMYVGTAVNLEEDEADTTWKYYKVPKKKDVEFLPPQLPNDKLRDDPVIPAGQENITSVTELMVQCRKPLKVSDELVQQYQSKNQYVAAVATEADQEPEIDPYAFVDGDVEFLFPDSKKDRQNVEREAGKKHKAEDGTSSVTVLSHEGEDAMSLFSPSVKQDAQRIAAHARTASTSLFHETDLVVSYTDLDNLFNSDEDELTPGSKRTVNGADDKSNCKEAKAGNLDPLSCISTADLHKMYPTPPSLEQHIMGFSPMNMNNKEYGSMDTTLGGTVLEGNSSSVGAQFRIEVDEGFCSPKPAEIKDYSYVYKPENCQALVGCSMFAPLKTLPSQCLPPIKLPEECIYRQSWTVGKLDLLPPGPAMPFIKDGDGSTMDQEYGPAYTPQTHTPFGMPPSSAPPSNSGAGILPSPSTPRFPTPRTPRTPRTPRGAGGPASAQGSVKYENSDLYSPASTPSTCRPLNSVEPATVPSIPEAHSLYVNLILSESVMNLFKDCNFDSCCICVCNMNIKGADVGVYIPDPTQEAQYRCTCGFSAVMNRKFGNSSGLFLEDELDILGRNTECGKEAEKRFEALRATSVEHGSGGLKEPEKLPDELILLLQDQCTNLFSPFGAADQDSIPKVGAVSNLVRVEERDCCNDCYLALEHGRQFMDNMSGGKVDEALVKTTCLHHWSKRNVVDVSMQCSQDILRMLLSLQPVLQDAIQKKRTVRSWGVQGPLTWQQFHKMAGRGSYGTDESPEPLPIPTFLLGYDYDFLVLSPFALPYWERLMLEPYGSQRDVAYVVVCPENEALLNGAKSFFRDLTAIYESCRLGQHRPICKLLPDGIMRVGPTASKKLSEKLVTEWFSQTANANNEAFSKLKLYAQVCRYELGPYLASQPLDNSLLSQTNLVPPSSQLASALPPVTANAGNPNTPSSAPAAPTSSTMTATSNSAMSSAATTANSTLTTTAPSSSSANIGSGIPTSKPSSFPPFSSMNNTTSASLPAQAATVQNGQTGGQQQQPTLQTAGMSGDTTSAPAQPHPEVSESTMDRDKVGVPTDGDSHAITYPPAIVVYIIDPFTYEKKDENSSSSSLWTLGLLRCFLEMVQVLPPNIKNIISVQIVPCQYLLQPVKHEDRQIYTQHLKSLAFSAFTQCRRPLPTSTNVKTLTGFGPGLAMETALKSPDRPECVRLYTPPFILAPVKDKQTELGETFGEAGQKYNVLFVGYCLSHDQRWLLASCTDLYGEQLETCIINIDVPNRARRKKGSARRLGLQKLWEWCLGLVQMSSLPWRVVIGRLGRIGHGELKDWSCLLSRRNLQSLSKRLKDMCRMCGISAADSPSILSACLVAMEPQGSFIIMPDSVSTGSVFGRSTTLNMQTSQLNTPQDTSCTHILVFPTSASVQVASSTYTTENLDLAFNTNNDGADGMGIFDLLDTGDDLDPDIINILPASPTGSPVHSPGSHYPHGGDMGKGQGTDRLLSTESHDEVTNILQQPLALGYFVSTAKAGPLPDWFWSACPQAQNQCPLFLKASLHLHVPSVQSDELLHSKHSHPLDSNQTSDVLRFVLEQYNALSWLTCDPATQDRRSCLPIHFVVLNQLYNFIMNML, from the exons CGAGCACTTGTCCTGCTCATTCACCTTCTTCTTACATGGAGATAGCAATGTTTGCACCAGTGTGGAAATCAGTCAGCATCAACCTGTGTACCTGCTTAGTGAAGAACACCTCACTCTCGCCCAGCAGTCTAACAGCCCTTTTCAAG CAGATGCAGGCTATGCTCTCGAAGACAAAGGAGTGATGGGGCCTGAGTCTG tTATTCTCAGTCCCTTTGGATTAAATGGCACGCTCACAGGGCAGTCATTCAAGCTTTCCGATTCATCAACAAAAAAGCTTATTGGTGAATGGAAACAATTCTATCCTGTCACATCTAACTTAAAGGAGGGatctgaggaaaaacaagaagaaatggatTGGGAGGATGATTCTTTAGCTGCTGTTGAAGTCCTTGTTG ctggtgtGCGAATGGTATACCCAGCATGCTTCGTTCTAGTTCCTCAGACAGACATCCCTGCTCCTAGTACTGTAGGGGCATCTCACTGTTCAACTACTTGCTTGGGTGTCCACCAAGTGCCTGCTTCCACAAGAGATCCTGCCATGTCTTCAGTAACTCTGACTCCACCGACATCCCCAGAGGAAGTTCAAACAG TTGATGCTCAATCTGCCCAGAAATGGGTgaagttttcttcagtttctgatgGATTTATCTCTGACAGTACTAGCCATCATGGTGGCAAAATACCTAGAAAGCTAGCCAATCAAGTGGTGGACAGAGTTTGGCAAGAATGCAATATGAACAGAGCACAGAACAA GAGGAAGTATTCTGCTACATCAAATGGTTTGTGTGATGAAGAGACAGCTGACAAGGTAGCATCCTGGGATTTTGTCGAAGCCACGCAGAGGACAAATTGCAATTGTTCAAG GCACAAAAATCTCAAACCAAGAAATTCAGGTCAACAGGGGCAGGCACCACCTGTGGGCCAACAACAGCAAGCAGCTCCAAAGCACAAGACAAATGAGAAGCAAGACAAAGGGGATAAGCCACAGAAACGCCCTTTGACTCCTTTTCATCATCGTGTATCTATCAGTGATGATGTTGCCATGGAGGCAGATTCGGCAAGCCAGAGGCTTGTGATGACTGCACCAGACAGTCAAGTGAGATTTTCAAATATCCGAACTAATGATGTAGCAAAGACTCCTCAGATGCATAATGCTGAAATGGCAAATTCACCTCAGCCACCGCCACTTAGTCCTCACCCGTGTGATGTAGTTGATGAAGGGGTAGCTAAAGCTCCTTCTACTCCTCAGAGTCAACATTTCTACCAGATGCCAACACCAGACCCCTTGGTTCCCACAAAAACAATGGAAGACAGACTCGATGGCttgcctcagccttttccagcTCAATTTCCTGAAGTTATAGAGCCTACAATGTATGTTGGTACTGCAGTGAATTTGGAGGAAGATGAAGCTGATACTACTTGGAAGTATTATAAAGTTCCAAAGAAAAAGGATGTGGAATTCTTACCACCTCAGCTTCCAAATGATAAGTTGAGAGATGATCCAGTAATACCTGCTGGACAGGAAAACATAACATCAGTTACAGA attAATGGTGCAATGTAGGAAACCTTTAAAGGTTTCAGATGAACTGGTGCAACAGTATCAGAGTAAAAACCAATATGTAGCAGCAGTAGCAACGGAAGCTGACCAGGAACCTGAAATCGATCCTTATGCCTTTGTTGATGGTGATGTGGAATTCTTATTTCCTGATAGTAAAAAAGATAGGCAGAACGTTGAGAGGGAAGCCGGGAAGAAACACAAG gctgaGGATGGGACATCTAGTGTTACAGTTTTATCCCATGAAGGAGAGGATGCTATGTCTCTATTTAGTCCTTCTGTCAAGCAAG atGCCCAACGTATTGCTGCTCATGCTCGCACTGCATCAACTAGCCTGTTCCATGAAACAGACTTAGTGGTCTCTTATACTGACCTTGACAATCTCTTCAATTCTGATGAAGATGAACTAACA CCTGGATCTAAAAGAACAGTGAATGGTGCTGATGACAAATCCAACTGCAAAGAGGCAAAAGCAGGAAATCTAGACCCGCTGTCATGCATAA GCACTGCAGATCTCCATAAAATGTATCCAACTCCACCTTCATTGGAACAACACATTATGGGATTTTCTCCAATGAACATGAATAATAAGGAATATGGCAGTATGGACACTACACTTGGAGGAACAGTACTTGAAGGGAATAGCTCTAGTGTGGGAGCTCAGTTCAGAATTGAAGTAGATGAGGGTTTCTGCAGCCCCAAACCTGCTGAAATAAAG GATTATTCTTATGTTTATAAACCTGAGAATTGTCAAGCTTTAGTGGGATGTTCCATGTTTGCACCACTGAAGACTCTTCCCAGCCAGTGTCTTCCTCCCATCAAACTGCCAGAAGAATGCATTTATCGCCAGAGTTGGACTGTGGGAAAGTTGGATTTGCTTCCTCCAGGACCTGCCATGCCATTCATCAAAGATGG TGATGGAAGCACTATGGATCAAGAGTATGGCCCCGCATACACACCACAAACTCATACTCCATTTGGGATGCCACCAAGTAGCGCACCTCCCAGTAACAGTGGAGCTGgaattctcccttctccttccacccCTCGTTTCCCAACGCCTAGAACACCAAGGACTCCTCGAACACCTCGTGGAGCTGGTGGACCTGCAAGTGCACAGGGTTCAGTCAAATATGAGAACTCTGATTTATACTCACCAGCTTCCACACCGTCGACATGTAGACCGCTTAATTCTGTTGAACCTGCAACTGTGCCTTCCATTCCAGAGGCACACAGTCTTTATGTGAATCTCATTCTCTCAGAGTCTGTAATGAATCTCTTCAAAGACTGTAACTTTGACAGCTGCTGCATATGTGTTTGCAATATGAACATCAAAGGTGCTGATGTTGGAGTTTACATTCCTGATCCAACACAAGAGGCCCAGTATAGGTGTACCTGTGGTTTCAGTGCTGTTATGAATAGAAAATTTGGCAACAGTTCTGGACTGTTTCTTGAAGATGAATTGGATATTCTAGGACGTAATACGGAGTGcggcaaagaagcagaaaaacgCTTTGAAGCTCTCAGAGCTACTTCTGTTGAACATGGCAGTGGAGGACTGAAAGAACCTGAGAAACTGCCTGATGAGTTAATACTGTTGCTGCAGGATCAGTGCACCAACTTGTTCTCACCCTTTGGAGCAGCAGATCAAGATTCCATTCCCAAAGTTGGTGCAGTTAGCAACCTGGTACGTGTAGAAGAAAGGGATTGTTGCAATGACTGCTACTTAGCCTTGGAACATGGACGGCAGTTCATGGACAATATGTCAGGAGGGAAAGTTGATGAAGCACTTGTGAAAACTACTTGCTTGCACCACTGGTCAAAAAGAAATG TTGTGGATGTGAGCATGCAGTGTTCCCAGGACATCCTTCGTATGCTCCTCTCgctccagccagttcttcaggATGCAATTCAGAAAAAGCGAACAGTCCGGTCTTGGGGCGTGCAAGGCCCCCTCACATGGCAACAGTTTCACAAAATGGCTGGCAGAGGCTCTTACG GAACTGATGAGTCCCCGGAACCACTGCCAATCCCAACATTTTTGTTGGGATATGATTACGATTTTCTGGTGCTGTCTCCATTTGCTTTGCCGTATTGGGAGAGGCTGATGTTGGAACCTTATGGATCTCAAAGAGATGTTGCTTATGTTGTGGTGTGCCCTGAGAATGAGGCTCTGCTGAATGGAGCAAAAAGCTTCTTTAGGGATCTGACTGCAATATACGAG TCATGCAGGCTTGGTCAGCACAGACCTATCTGTAAGTTATTGCCTGATGGGATCATGAGAGTTGGACCTACTGCTTCAAAGAAACTTTCTGAGAAGTTGGTCACAGAATGGTTCTCACAGACAGCTAATGCCAACAATGAAGCATTTTCCAAACTCAAACTATATGCCCAAGTTTGCAGATACGAGCTGG gtcCTTATCTTGCTTCTCAGCCTTTGGACAATTCTTTACTTTCCCAAACAAATCTGgtccctccctccagccagctGGCTTCTGCTCTGCCCCCAGTGACAGCTAATGCTGGAAATCCTAACACTCCATcgtctgctcctgcagctcccaccagTAGTACTATGACAGCAACGTCAAACAGTGCCATGTCTTCTGCAGCTACTACAGCTAATTCAACGTTGACTACCACTGCCCCGTCATCCTCTTCTGCCAATATAGGCAGTGGGATACCAACAAGCAAGCCTTCTTCATTTCCGCCTTTTAGCAGTATGAACAATACCActtctgcctccctgcccgcTCAGGCTGCAACAGTCCAAAATGGGCAAACTGGAGGGCAGCAGCAACAGCCAACACTGCAAACAGCAGGGATGTCTGGAGATACTACTTCAGCGCCTGCACAGCCCCATCCAGAGGTTTCTGAAAG CACTATGGATCGTGATAAAGTTGGAGTCCCTACAGATGGAGATTCACATGCTATCACCTATCCACCTGCAATTGTAGTTTACATAATTGATCcttttacatatgaaaaaaaggatgagaaCAGTAGCTCATCTAGTTTGTGGACACTTGGACTTCTGCGCTGCTTTTTAGAGATGGTTCAGGTTCTTCCTCCTAACATcaagaatataatttctgtgCAG ATTGTCCCATGTCAGTATCTTCTACAACCTGTGAAACATGAAGACCGGCAGATTTACACTCAGCATTTAAAATCTTTGGCATTTTCAGCTTTTACTCAGTGTCGGAGACCTCTTCCAACTTCCACCAATGTGAAGACATTAACTGGCTTTGGCCCAGGTTTAGCCATGGAAACCGCTCTTAAGAGCCCTGAT AGACCTGAGTGTGTTCGACTATACACCCCTCCTTTTATACTGGCTCCTGTAAAGGACAAGCAAACAGAACTAGGAGAAACTTTTGGAGAAGCTGGCCAGAAGTATAACGTACTTTTTGTAGGCTACTGTTTGTCTCATGATCAGAGATGGCTTCTTGCATCCTGTACAGATCTCTATGGAGAACAGTTAGAAACTTGCATAATTAATATTGATGTACCAAACAG AGCTCGCAGGAAAAAGGGATCTGCCCGCAGACTTGGTCTTCAGAAACTCTGGGAATGGTGCCTGGGACTTGTGCAGATGAGCTCTTTGCCATGGAGAGTTGTAATAGGTCGTTTAGGAAGAATAGGACATGGGGAATTAAAAG ACTGGAGTTGTTTGCTGAGTCGCCGAAACCTTCAATCCCTTAGTAAGAGACTAAAAGACATGTGCAGAATGTGCGGTATCTCTGCTGCAGACTCTCCCAGCATTCTCAGTGCTTGTTTGGTGGCAATGGAACCACAGGGGTCCTTCATTATTATGCCAG ATTCTGTATCGACCGGCTCTGTATTTGGACGCAGCACCACTTTAAATATGCAGACGTCTCAGCTGAATACCCCACAGGACACATCATGCACTCATATACTTGTGTTTCCCACATCTGCATCTGTGCAAGTAGCATCGTCAACTTATACCACTGAAAACTTGGATCTGGCCTTTAACACAAACAATG ATGGAGCAGATGGAATGGGAATCTTTGACTTGTTAGACACTGGAGATGATCTTGATCCTGATATCATAAATATTCTTCCTGCATCCCCTACTGGATCCCCTGTACATTCTCCAGGGTCCCACTACCCCCATGGAGGTGATATGGGCAAG GGTCAAGGTACAGATCGATTGCTTTCAACGGAATCTCATGATGAAGTAACGAATATACTGCAACAGCCATTGGCCCTTGGTTATTTTGTGTCAACTGCCAAAGCAGGTCCATTGCCTGACTGGTTTTGGTCAGCGTGTCCTCAAGCACAAAATCAGTGTCCCTTGTTTCTTAAG gCCTCTTTGCACCTCCACGTGCCTTCAGTGCAATCAGACGAGCTACTCCACAGTAAACACTCCCATCCACTTGATTCTAATCAAACTTCTGATGTGCTCAG gttTGTTCTGGAACAGTACAATGCACTCTCCTGGCTAACCTGTGATCCTGCAACCCAGGACAGACGGTCATGTCTCCCAATTCATTTTGTGGTGCTGAATCAGTTGTATAACTTTATCATGAATATGCTGTGA